One segment of Gemmatimonadales bacterium DNA contains the following:
- a CDS encoding SGNH/GDSL hydrolase family protein, which produces MARARSWALNSLFLAGSVALPLLVFLVPAARGQRALWPRQAAMVTAASRAGVPVLDLLPAFHGEGADSLYLQGDAVHPSASGHRLIAQLRYAALCGTATAAAADEPAAIYRPGCPAPRGPEKGRARP; this is translated from the coding sequence ATGGCGCGAGCCCGCTCCTGGGCGCTCAATTCTCTCTTCCTCGCCGGATCGGTCGCCCTCCCGCTCCTCGTGTTCCTGGTGCCTGCCGCCCGGGGGCAACGGGCGCTGTGGCCGCGCCAAGCCGCGATGGTCACGGCCGCCAGCCGGGCCGGCGTGCCGGTGCTCGATCTCCTCCCGGCGTTTCACGGGGAAGGCGCGGACTCGCTCTACCTTCAGGGGGACGCGGTCCACCCATCCGCAAGTGGCCACCGGCTGATCGCGCAGCTCCGGTACGCGGCGCTGTGTGGCACGGCCACCGCAGCCGCGGCCGATGAGCCCGCCGCGATCTATCGCCCGGGGTGTCCCGCCCCT